In Phormidium yuhuli AB48, one genomic interval encodes:
- the vapC gene encoding type II toxin-antitoxin system tRNA(fMet)-specific endonuclease VapC, whose amino-acid sequence MIYLLDTNTCIQYLTDRSQSIVDKFKTIPRQNICLCDVVKAELYYGACRSQKKEHNLALYEFFFSHYISLPFDGESARIYGEIRANLSKLGTPIGAYDLQIASIALAHHLILVTHNTREFKRVKLLQIEDWELKEE is encoded by the coding sequence ATGATTTACCTGCTAGATACAAATACTTGCATACAGTACTTAACGGATCGCAGTCAATCCATCGTTGATAAATTCAAAACAATCCCTCGTCAAAACATTTGCCTTTGTGATGTCGTTAAAGCCGAGTTATACTACGGAGCCTGTCGTAGTCAAAAAAAAGAGCATAATCTCGCATTATATGAATTTTTCTTTTCTCACTATATTAGCCTTCCTTTTGATGGAGAATCTGCAAGAATTTATGGCGAAATTCGCGCAAACCTTTCTAAGTTAGGAACTCCGATTGGTGCTTATGATTTGCAAATTGCCTCAATTGCACTCGCCCATCACTTGATTTTAGTCACTCATAATACAAGAGAATTTAAACGAGTAAAACTCTTACAAATCGAGGACTGGGAGTTAAAAGAGGAATAA
- a CDS encoding Uma2 family endonuclease: MIQTITKPISFDEFVAWYPENADCKYELYNGAIIEMPLATGTHSNITGFITGELHVEIKRLKLPYSIPGACLLKPLDTEFGYQPDVIVLDKEEVAKEPHWPKESIVTLGSSVQLVMEVVSKTWHNDYMKKAGDYEVMGIPEYWIVDYLGLGGRRFLGNPKSPNLSIYTMVDGEYEVKQFREEDRIESGAFPELALTVNDIFNNP; encoded by the coding sequence ATGATTCAGACAATTACAAAACCCATCTCCTTCGACGAATTTGTGGCTTGGTATCCCGAAAATGCAGACTGCAAATACGAACTCTACAATGGAGCCATTATCGAAATGCCCTTAGCCACCGGAACTCACTCCAACATCACAGGATTTATCACCGGTGAACTTCATGTTGAAATCAAACGGCTCAAATTACCCTACTCCATTCCCGGTGCGTGTTTATTGAAACCCCTAGACACAGAATTCGGGTATCAGCCCGATGTAATCGTCTTAGATAAAGAGGAGGTGGCTAAGGAACCTCACTGGCCAAAAGAGTCAATTGTAACCCTGGGGAGTTCCGTGCAGCTTGTCATGGAAGTCGTGAGTAAAACCTGGCACAATGATTATATGAAGAAAGCGGGCGACTATGAGGTGATGGGGATACCAGAATATTGGATTGTCGATTACTTGGGATTGGGGGGACGGCGGTTTCTTGGCAATCCAAAATCGCCGAATCTTTCAATTTATACAATGGTTGATGGGGAGTATGAAGTGAAGCAATTTAGAGAAGAAGACCGAATCGAGTCAGGGGCATTTCCTGAACTGGCATTAACAGTTAATGATATTTTCAACAATCCCTAA
- a CDS encoding tRNA (5-methylaminomethyl-2-thiouridine)(34)-methyltransferase MnmD, with translation MSAPQFPRIPLVRPLTPQPTQDGSFTFFSQEFGELFHSHHGAKQEAEQKFVNPTRLREQAHIHDVLYLLDVCYGLGYNSAAALDAIWEANPHCRIVLVGLELDRVIPKAAVHEDLLDCWSNDVQWRLADLAQEHQFEDTRLNAKLYLGDARSQIQELSDSGFQANAIFLDPFSPPTCPELWTVDFLEKLGDCLGPNGYLATYSCSAAVRSALQEIGLNIGSTHPVGRKSPGTVACWCDRPLPPLSLQEQEHLETRAAIPYRDPSLSDSRDLIQERRRQEQAESNLEPTSHWKKRWAAAN, from the coding sequence ATGTCTGCTCCCCAATTTCCCCGCATTCCCCTGGTGCGTCCCCTGACCCCACAACCGACTCAAGATGGCTCCTTTACCTTTTTCTCCCAGGAATTTGGCGAGTTATTCCATTCCCATCATGGCGCCAAACAGGAAGCCGAACAGAAGTTTGTCAACCCCACCCGTCTCAGGGAACAGGCCCACATCCACGATGTCCTCTATCTTCTCGACGTCTGTTATGGCCTAGGCTACAACAGCGCCGCCGCCCTTGACGCCATTTGGGAGGCTAACCCCCACTGTCGCATTGTCTTAGTGGGGTTAGAGTTAGACCGCGTTATTCCCAAAGCCGCCGTTCATGAGGACTTACTTGATTGTTGGTCCAATGACGTACAGTGGCGTTTAGCGGATTTAGCCCAAGAGCACCAATTTGAGGATACTCGTTTGAATGCCAAATTGTACCTGGGGGATGCGCGATCGCAGATTCAGGAACTCAGCGACAGCGGCTTTCAGGCCAACGCAATTTTCCTCGATCCCTTCTCCCCCCCTACCTGTCCCGAATTATGGACCGTGGACTTTCTAGAAAAGCTGGGAGATTGTCTAGGGCCCAACGGCTACCTAGCCACCTATTCCTGTTCCGCCGCCGTCCGCAGTGCTTTACAGGAGATTGGTCTGAACATCGGCTCAACCCATCCCGTCGGTCGTAAAAGTCCAGGAACCGTCGCCTGTTGGTGCGATCGGCCTCTCCCCCCCCTTTCCCTTCAAGAACAAGAACATCTAGAAACGCGAGCCGCCATTCCCTATCGAGATCCCAGCCTCAGCGATTCCCGAGACCTCATCCAAGAACGCCGCCGTCAAGAACAAGCCGAATCCAATTTAGAACCCACCAGTCACTGGAAAAAACGCTGGGCCGCCGCCAACTGA
- a CDS encoding PAS domain S-box protein, which produces MSGSSPCNPPFDSLGGEQFTLSPLTLRLSPWRHLLNASLGPMLVLDDDGSILEANEAACELFVYSRAAMLKCSINAVTEPGFDFADIQQTLQDQGRVRGSFCVVCGSGEIREVDYGITYQALEHCHILALKDVSQEKQAQQQVKQLQKQLSDQAQLHQRKLTKLQSKLDLTERLASRATVDESTLSPSQLSDLKEILRHVPGAVYQFRMRPDGSYHFPYASDGLLDLYGVTAQDLQEDASLAFAAVHPADVATIHTLTLKSKETLIPWCCEYRILKPDGTIIWVVGHATPKWGDDGSMTWYGYLRDITRQKELESYQSRLLAILESTSDFIGTADAAGNILYLNRTWQNLYGDLSKIPKRLEDNHPAWALDLILQEGLPEARRLGLWQGETAILTADGEEIPVEQLIMHHVGETEDDGYFSTIIRDIRDRRCKELELQTLAQQLQEAQKLGRLGDWSFDVKTQQITWSDEVFRIFGMNPREGEPTVEENFLKIHPDDRDYFLDRIAQAKQGIVQDFDIRILRANGDFAYINSRIRPKFEGNNLIKFVGIAIDITDRKRIEEELRQGEKKTRDLLNAIPDMMFRYSPDGVFLDYKPSADVTAYWKSSDFIGKGIDEIFPGDFANEVKEMIDITLKTGEPQLFEYQLPVPGVKQYFEARFIKANESEVLSLVRDISDRKRAEQERQELLVRTQILNSISLEIRNSLELEIILESAVVAIFNELELELCCFGWSCGDEGRIWQVIKEKKADDLASFIGEYSLENFPKVYEALKQNQVYAINSIQDSDDVSLKRLFDGSPIKSYCTIPIHTRGGRLGGFHLAYARETEDWSDDDIWLLQEIANQVAIAIQQADLYQEAQSKSEELSQAYRQLQDTQTQLLQAEKMSSLGQLVGGIAHEINNPVSFIYGNLNYAAEYSEGLIELHRRYCQLYPEPVPEILEYCDAIDLEFLVDDFPKIIQSMQYGATRIRDIVKSLRTFSRLDESNVKEVELHENLDSTLVLLQNRLNHGHSTREIDVIKHYGNLPQISCCSGLLNQVFMNLLMNAIDAIEVRRQHQDSSLNGDYQGQIRITTAVLSPHWIQISIRDNGCGMTPATQDKIFNPFFTTKPIGQGTGMGLPTSYQIITQSHQGKLYCNSSVNQGTEFIIELPTKVDVTSRTQT; this is translated from the coding sequence ATGTCTGGATCCTCTCCATGCAATCCTCCCTTTGACAGTTTAGGAGGAGAGCAGTTTACCCTGAGTCCGTTAACCTTGCGTTTATCTCCCTGGCGTCATCTACTGAACGCTAGTTTAGGGCCAATGCTGGTTTTGGACGATGATGGCAGCATTTTAGAGGCGAATGAAGCAGCCTGTGAATTATTTGTCTACTCTCGGGCGGCAATGCTCAAGTGTTCAATCAATGCAGTAACCGAGCCTGGGTTTGACTTTGCCGATATTCAACAAACGCTCCAAGATCAGGGCAGAGTTCGGGGATCTTTTTGTGTGGTTTGTGGAAGTGGAGAAATTCGTGAGGTCGATTATGGCATCACCTACCAAGCCCTGGAACATTGTCATATTCTGGCCCTAAAAGACGTCAGCCAGGAAAAACAGGCTCAGCAGCAGGTTAAACAGCTTCAGAAACAGCTAAGTGATCAGGCACAATTGCATCAGAGAAAACTGACAAAACTCCAGTCCAAACTCGACTTAACTGAACGACTAGCCTCGCGAGCTACGGTGGATGAGAGTACCCTTTCTCCTTCACAACTCTCTGATCTAAAGGAGATTCTTCGCCATGTCCCTGGGGCCGTTTATCAGTTTCGGATGCGCCCAGATGGCAGCTATCATTTTCCCTATGCCAGTGACGGACTTCTAGACCTCTATGGAGTCACTGCCCAAGATTTGCAAGAAGATGCTAGCCTAGCCTTTGCCGCTGTTCACCCGGCGGATGTGGCAACGATCCACACCCTTACGTTAAAGTCCAAGGAAACTTTAATCCCTTGGTGTTGTGAATATCGTATCTTGAAGCCTGATGGTACGATCATCTGGGTTGTGGGTCATGCAACTCCAAAGTGGGGGGACGATGGCAGTATGACGTGGTATGGCTACCTTCGTGATATCACTCGACAAAAAGAGCTGGAGTCCTATCAAAGTCGTTTACTGGCTATTTTAGAAAGTACCTCTGATTTTATCGGAACAGCCGATGCAGCCGGCAATATTCTCTATCTCAATCGCACCTGGCAGAACTTGTATGGAGATTTAAGCAAAATTCCCAAACGGCTTGAGGACAACCATCCCGCCTGGGCGTTAGACCTCATTTTGCAGGAGGGATTGCCAGAAGCCCGTCGTTTGGGTCTTTGGCAAGGAGAAACTGCGATCCTAACCGCTGACGGAGAGGAAATTCCCGTTGAACAGTTGATTATGCACCATGTGGGTGAGACGGAAGACGATGGCTATTTTTCAACGATTATTCGGGATATCCGCGATCGCCGCTGCAAAGAACTAGAACTGCAAACACTGGCTCAACAGCTTCAAGAAGCTCAAAAACTTGGACGTTTAGGTGATTGGTCATTTGATGTTAAAACTCAACAGATTACGTGGTCCGATGAGGTATTCCGTATTTTTGGCATGAATCCCCGTGAAGGGGAACCTACGGTTGAGGAGAATTTCCTGAAAATTCATCCCGATGATCGTGACTACTTTTTAGACCGTATCGCTCAAGCCAAGCAAGGGATTGTTCAGGATTTTGATATTCGTATTTTGCGTGCTAATGGAGACTTTGCCTATATTAATAGTCGTATTCGTCCTAAATTTGAAGGGAATAATCTGATTAAGTTTGTTGGGATTGCCATTGATATCACAGACCGCAAACGCATTGAAGAAGAACTACGGCAAGGAGAGAAAAAAACTCGTGACTTGCTCAATGCTATCCCCGACATGATGTTTCGCTACAGTCCGGATGGCGTTTTTCTTGACTATAAACCCTCAGCTGACGTAACGGCGTATTGGAAGTCTTCTGATTTTATTGGCAAAGGAATTGATGAAATTTTTCCAGGAGATTTTGCTAATGAAGTCAAAGAAATGATTGACATTACCTTGAAAACAGGAGAGCCGCAACTATTTGAGTATCAGCTGCCTGTTCCTGGAGTTAAGCAGTATTTTGAAGCTCGCTTTATCAAAGCCAATGAGAGCGAAGTTCTATCGTTAGTTCGAGATATCAGCGATCGCAAACGGGCTGAACAGGAGCGTCAAGAACTTCTAGTTCGCACCCAAATCCTCAACTCCATCAGCCTGGAAATTCGTAACTCTCTGGAACTTGAAATTATCCTAGAAAGTGCTGTAGTTGCCATTTTCAATGAACTCGAACTAGAGTTGTGTTGCTTCGGTTGGTCTTGTGGTGACGAGGGAAGGATTTGGCAGGTTATCAAGGAAAAAAAGGCGGACGATCTTGCCAGTTTTATCGGAGAATATTCTCTGGAAAATTTCCCCAAGGTTTATGAAGCACTGAAGCAAAATCAGGTGTATGCAATTAACTCCATCCAAGATAGTGATGATGTCTCACTTAAAAGACTCTTTGATGGATCTCCAATTAAGTCCTACTGCACAATTCCCATCCATACCCGAGGAGGACGACTCGGTGGCTTCCATCTGGCATATGCTCGCGAAACTGAAGACTGGAGTGATGATGATATTTGGCTCTTGCAAGAAATCGCCAATCAGGTGGCGATCGCCATTCAACAAGCGGATCTCTATCAGGAGGCCCAAAGTAAAAGCGAAGAACTCAGCCAAGCCTACCGTCAACTCCAAGATACCCAAACTCAGTTACTGCAAGCAGAAAAAATGTCAAGTTTGGGACAGTTGGTGGGGGGAATTGCCCATGAAATCAATAATCCCGTCAGCTTTATTTACGGAAATCTAAACTATGCCGCTGAGTATTCGGAAGGGTTAATTGAACTGCATCGCCGCTATTGTCAGCTCTATCCCGAACCAGTCCCAGAAATTCTAGAGTACTGTGATGCCATTGATTTAGAATTTTTGGTGGATGATTTTCCCAAAATTATTCAGTCTATGCAATATGGTGCCACTCGCATTCGTGACATCGTTAAATCCCTACGAACCTTCTCTCGTCTCGATGAGTCTAACGTGAAAGAGGTCGAACTTCATGAAAACCTAGATAGCACCTTGGTTCTTTTGCAAAATCGTCTGAATCACGGTCATTCCACCCGGGAGATTGATGTCATCAAGCACTACGGCAACCTGCCTCAGATTTCCTGTTGTAGCGGCTTGCTGAATCAAGTTTTTATGAACTTACTCATGAATGCTATTGATGCGATTGAAGTTCGGCGGCAGCATCAAGATTCTTCCCTAAACGGGGACTATCAGGGACAAATCAGGATTACAACAGCAGTTCTCTCCCCTCACTGGATTCAAATTAGCATCCGTGATAACGGCTGTGGAATGACGCCAGCAACTCAAGACAAAATCTTTAATCCCTTTTTTACAACCAAGCCAATCGGCCAGGGAACGGGTATGGGATTACCCACGAGTTATCAAATTATCACGCAGTCGCATCAAGGCAAGCTGTACTGCAACTCGTCCGTGAATCAAGGAACGGAGTTTATCATTGAATTGCCAACCAAAGTTGATGTGACGTCGAGGACTCAGACTTAG
- a CDS encoding S1 family peptidase — translation MTLKLTANLNSNGTLFRQLRWLNMITCRWMAGLLTLSLLLLAQEGVAQSIDEGRGWEKGRPSHKSDVMPVPLVPEERFPSLEENPFFPLQRSVVLILTETSSGLQYGTGWVVQREGDITLIVTPRYVVSDGNTQRPSDSIEIELYSQNKPEHRLRFPARIRNITDPGDLLDLAILEVRNLPDDIEPLTLSNSRAPVDADIRVIGHPVTGNPWSLQRGYISAITAAPDQQNLQVAGMNLVVGVGGAPILYNQEVVGLLVTISNQQTVTGSGSQGDLMGGFGFAYPLEVIEQQLQNWGISF, via the coding sequence ATGACACTGAAACTCACCGCCAACCTGAACAGCAACGGGACATTATTCCGACAACTGAGGTGGCTCAACATGATAACTTGTAGATGGATGGCAGGGCTATTGACCCTATCGCTACTGCTGCTGGCTCAAGAAGGAGTCGCACAATCGATTGATGAAGGACGGGGATGGGAAAAGGGCCGTCCCTCTCACAAATCCGATGTTATGCCAGTTCCGCTAGTTCCCGAAGAACGTTTCCCCAGCCTAGAGGAAAACCCCTTCTTCCCCCTGCAACGGTCAGTTGTCCTCATCCTCACCGAAACCTCCAGCGGCTTGCAATATGGAACCGGCTGGGTCGTCCAACGGGAGGGAGACATCACCCTCATTGTCACCCCTCGCTATGTGGTCTCCGATGGAAACACTCAACGCCCCAGTGACTCCATTGAAATCGAACTCTATAGCCAAAACAAACCCGAACATCGATTGCGCTTCCCCGCCCGTATCCGTAACATCACCGACCCCGGTGACCTCTTAGACTTAGCCATCTTAGAAGTTCGCAACCTCCCCGACGACATCGAACCCCTAACCCTCAGCAATTCTCGCGCTCCTGTTGATGCTGATATCCGTGTCATCGGTCATCCCGTCACCGGCAATCCTTGGAGTTTACAGCGGGGCTATATTTCTGCTATCACCGCCGCCCCAGACCAACAAAACCTGCAAGTTGCGGGAATGAACCTGGTCGTTGGGGTGGGGGGCGCTCCAATTCTCTATAATCAAGAAGTCGTTGGATTGCTGGTGACTATTAGCAATCAACAAACCGTCACCGGTTCAGGAAGTCAAGGTGATTTGATGGGGGGTTTTGGCTTTGCCTATCCCTTAGAGGTAATTGAGCAACAGTTACAAAATTGGGGGATTTCCTTTTAG